AAGCAGTCACTTTTCTTTTAACCACTGATCTGTAAAGGGTCATAGACCATCTTCCACTGAATTGCCGAAATGCTGAACTGGCTGTTGTGTTTTGAGGCATATCAGTTGTACCTTTTGCCTCCTACGTAAATGTATTCAAATCAGTTCTGTGGGAATTTGAGGTCTGCATAACTATGACTTTGACAGGTGagttattgtttgttgttgcttgCAGATCTTCCTTGAATGAAAATTCTTTTCTGGGTGTGTCCAAGAAAAAAGCTCATGTCTAATAATACCTCTCATTACAGAATTTAATACTTTTTGATTAAATATAAGAGTGCTTGTTATAGTTCTGACAAATTATTCACCAAAGTATTCTATTTGAAATTATCTGAATTTAAATCCAGGTACCGTTCAAAACTGGTTGATCATGGTATTGAAAAGCCACCTAATACCTTTTAAAATATAGCTGGATTTTTGAACCAGAATATTTTGCTTAACCTGATTTTGGAGAAAAAGGTTAATATTGCTCCATCAACTGGACACAGGTCAAGCTAAAGGATTAGTTTTCATAACAATCAAAAGTTCTTCATTAGTAGAAATGTGCTACACTTAACAAGTCACTAacacctgtttgttttgtcctgcagACCCAGATCCAGTACCTCAAGCAAGTCCAACAGCCGAGTGCGGCCCAACTGCGGTCATCCATGGTGGACCCAGCCATCAACTTGTTTTTCCTCAAAATGAAGGCTGAACTGGAACAGACTAAAGACAAACTGGAGCAGGCCCAAAATGAACTGAGTGCCTGGAAATTTACACCTGATAGGTAAAGACAATCAAAATAACTCCCCCcctcaaaaaaaagtcaagactTCCTCACGCCCCCCACCCTCACTCTCACTGCAGGCATGCAGGAACAATGGTGGGGGGGAAGGCTGACACATGCTGTACTCACCACGAGACTCAGACTTTACAGAAAGCCAgtcactgcaaaacaaaactgtttttgtactcTTGCACTGTGCCAGCTACATATCACATAACCTAACGTGAAAAGACAGTATGGTCAGGTGACACTTGTGTTTCAGCTCTCTCCCCTCGTATCCCCTCACCGTCCAAGGGCCTGAAGGAGTCCGGACTGTTCCTGAAGAGGTGGTCACTCACTTCCCGACACGGATATGCCCTCCTCACCCCCTCAGCTCAAACCAGACAGTTCACACATAAAATAGGGGGGGTTATGGTGGAGGTTGAGTCAGGCAGGGAGCATCCCTAGCCTAAAACAGcaattgaacattttaaagacaattCCCATACTTGGTTTATAAAGACATTTAACTGGATTACACCACACACATACCTGCTAGTCTGCCTGAGAAACGTAAAGACTTTTTGGACAGTCTAGACACATTGCAGTAACATGAGGAAAGTTCTAGGATTTAAAAGTAAGACGTCGGGGGGAAAGAGCCACTAGAAATGATGTTAAGACTGTGGTGGAGCCAGATCCTCGGTCCACAAGGGACTATGGTTCAGGCATGAGAGTCCAGTCGCCTGTGTCTTTGAACATGGGCCCGCTCACGGTAgagtgtatttacatgtttttattttgtgacttgtttctttttattggcatttcatttctttctcttgtttctctgaaacaaacacttactgcagtgtgtgtgcatgaaccAAGAAGCACAATTGGCTTGATTGTTTACATTTGTATAAAATTTGCACTTTAATCATGAGTTAAGCTTAATGCTTAATTCTTTGGATACATATTGAAACACACTGCTGTAGGTGATCTGAGTCCTGTTTCAAGTTGTGAATGCAAATGTCTAACAAGTCATGTTATGAGTTGATGagaatgtatttattgtatttctgtgtatttttgtgattGACCTCAATATCTCTCCCTCAGCCATTTACACCTATAGCAGGTTAGACTTTTCTTTCTCACCACTTTGGCACAGATCTTTAGCCActattttcacaataagagcgcactgtgttgtattttcctgtttttaaaaacaattttataCTCTGGTCACTCACACTTGAGGCAGTGAGAATTGAGCTGGTAGTGTACATACAGCCTATTGAcagttaaaaatacatttctcccCAGCATCTTAGATAAATGAAGGGTTTTGCTAACTACTAATTTAGAAGAAAAGTAGTACATACAAAGAACTAAAAATATGCAGTGCATAATtgaaactttttaaattaacataTATGGTTTTTGGTCAGTTTTCTGAGCTAGTTTGAAATAATTATCACCAGTTTAATGACTTCTGCTTTCAGATGGTACAGCTGCTGAATTATTTGCcattattgttaatatttcaGTGTGCTTTGGCCAGATGACTTTCATAGGCATTTCTAGCTTGAAGTTAACTATGGTTCGAAATAATTTGTATGTCTCATTCGTGTGCAAATTCAGCATCTTGATTAGGGCTTCTTCAAAGCATATTCACAATAATTGCTAATGTAAAATGAACAGGTGTCAGGATTTTTTGACCTGTTGTAAAGTTGAGAAAGCAGCTCCCTCAGTAATTTGATTCAACTGTTGAAACGCCTGCTCTTGTGTATTTAAAGTGATGACTACACAAAACCAGTGCCTGGTTCTGCAGTGCACATTTCCTTTCTTGCTACACATAGTAGtgttgatatttaaattatagGTTTCTTGTAGTGTGTCATTCTGATATTACTCTGCTCTGTTACATTTTCTATTCTGCTTGTTCCTCACAATCAGTAATGTGGCGAgttcatttgaatttgagaCTTTGGTAGCGACAGAATTGCTACTGTTATTTTTTGAAGTGCTCACTTTTCTTCAATATGCAACATGGTGAACAAGTTACAGTGCAACATTGGGTGCTTTAGTTCCATAGAAATGTGGGTCTAGCTTGCTTGTTTGGGTTTGTAGCCTCAGTGAGGACTTTACATGTTGAGTATTAATTTATAATCCAATTTTTAATATAGTCTGAAAAGTCAGTTTGGACTTTTgcaagaaaataattttaaatttatttgtaCAGATCTGTCTCAGTTGGTTgctgatcattttattttgcattggAGTCTAatagacaaaatgaaaattgtGTTGTGACTAGTGTCGCATAGGGATGGCCTGGTTGAAGAGTTTCTGTTGACCCTTGGCAAACTGGGAAGTGGGTCAGACAGTTGGAACGGATCAACGGCATCTCTTTGcctgttgtttgtctcttggtTCACTGTGTGATGTGAGACTTGTTTCCCTTACAGCCAAACGGGGAAGAAACTGATGGCCAAGTGTCGAATGCTGATTCAGGAAAACCAGGAGTTGGGCAGGCAGCTGTCCCAGGGACGCATCGCCCAGCTGGAGGCTGAGTTGGCCCTGCAGAAGAAGTACAGTGAGGAGCTCAAAAGCAGTCAAGACGGTGAGAACATGAGCGGCATTCACACCTCACAGCCTGCCCACTTTCACTTTACAAAGTGACTGCTTGTCATGTAAAATTTTTAACATGCTACTGTTTGATTTTTGactttcttctgtgtgtgttcctgaTCTCCGTCACCTCCCAGAGTTGAATGACTTTATCATCCAGCTAGACGAGGAGGTAGAGGGGATGCAGAGCACCATCCtcgtcctgcagcagcagctgaaagagaCGCGACAGCAGCTGACTCACACTCAGGGGGCTTTGGCTGGACCCAGCAGGACTTCACCCACTGCTTCCAGCTCATCAGCTGAACCGTCCACCCAGCCCGAGCAGGCCAGTGCACCCTCTGAACCAATGGGAAAAGACTACGGGAGGGTCTCCAATGGACCAAGCAATGGCAACTCATCCCAGAGGAGCGAGACCACTACACCCAGCCTCTACCGGGAGGTCAGCAGCACCGAGGAAGACTTTCCCATGTCCCCCATGGTCTCCAGCCCTGGTGAAGCTGAGACCAAACTGTCCAACCACTCAGAGGAGGCATCAGGGAGTCAGACTGCTGCTGGGAGAGTTGGAGGACCTGTGGGTTTCGGGAGCCAGCTGAGTGCAGGGTACGAGAGTGTGGACTCTCCGACAGGTAGCGAGACATCACTGACTCAGCACTCGAATGACACAGACTCCACCACCGACCCCCATGAGGATAAGGCTGCCGTGGTGACCAAGGGCACCAGGACTGCAGGGTCACGGCATGCTCAGAATGGCCTGGACTCCAGCACGAGCGACGGTGCAGTTTTGTAATGTACCTTGACGTGTACtgtcttttccctttttttttttttttatacaatatacaaaCAAGGCAACAATTGCATAGTCTGTAACACAGCGCTGCTGTCCAAGACGTTTTGTTTTCACCCTTCTCCCCTTTGCCTATCGTGATGCCTCTGTCACATTTGTGTTGCTAAATGGGGATATAACAGGAAAGGGTTAATGTTAGATTTGAATTGCGTGGATGTATGATTTAAAACTAGTACGtttcattctgctgtttatttgagCACGTCTATGCTTGTTTGAGCTCTTGACACTGAAATCAGGCATCTGGTGTTGTAACTCATCGTCAAAAGTCAGTAAAATCACTGAATTACACTAGCTTCGCAATATTCAAGGTCATTTTTAGATGTtggcctgtgtttgtttgttttttttgtttttttgttaaatacaattttaatttttcattgacaaaaaaatTTTGTTCAAAAGATTCTGTTGAATTGTGAGTAGTTTATATGCGATGTTCATATTATTCTGACTTCAGTCCTTTTCATGTACTGACCAAATACCAATAAAGATTTTTAATACTATAGAGTGAAACCCATTATTACTAGCTATCAGTAAATTAGTATGAAAAATTTgtttacataaacatataatCAGTCACCTTAGCTGAAGCATACATATGTAAAAGGAATGATCAGTCTGAAAAACAGctaaattaatttctttttttttttgtcttgtgtgacCCACAATGTAGATGTCTAATGGGAAATCATTAACACAAATTTCATATTAATGTAATTTGGGTGACATGTTagtaaaagttcatttttggaCAAAAATTAAGTGTTAAAGACCAGAGAGGTATAAAAGAACAGTATACAGACAACtagaaaaatgtacatatacagaAAGAAGGTAGCTGTATGAAGTATGGTGCCCTAACCAgtgtgcatacatgtgcatGCAATAGTCCAGATCAAAGTggcacaataaataaatacagtatatttggaattaatatttatatagaccagtatgtatgtgtaatgacttaaatataatgtgaaaaataatagaaaa
The window above is part of the Seriola aureovittata isolate HTS-2021-v1 ecotype China chromosome 19, ASM2101889v1, whole genome shotgun sequence genome. Proteins encoded here:
- the wtap gene encoding pre-mRNA-splicing regulator WTAP, coding for MTNEEPLPKKVRLSESDMKTLTREELCTRWKQHEAYVQVLEAKYAELCSNDVTGLKESEEKLKQQQQESARRENILVMRLATKEQEMQECTTQIQYLKQVQQPSAAQLRSSMVDPAINLFFLKMKAELEQTKDKLEQAQNELSAWKFTPDSQTGKKLMAKCRMLIQENQELGRQLSQGRIAQLEAELALQKKYSEELKSSQDELNDFIIQLDEEVEGMQSTILVLQQQLKETRQQLTHTQGALAGPSRTSPTASSSSAEPSTQPEQASAPSEPMGKDYGRVSNGPSNGNSSQRSETTTPSLYREVSSTEEDFPMSPMVSSPGEAETKLSNHSEEASGSQTAAGRVGGPVGFGSQLSAGYESVDSPTGSETSLTQHSNDTDSTTDPHEDKAAVVTKGTRTAGSRHAQNGLDSSTSDGAVL